Within the Hevea brasiliensis isolate MT/VB/25A 57/8 chromosome 2, ASM3005281v1, whole genome shotgun sequence genome, the region CAGCTCAATCATCTACGTGCTTATTGCTTAGGATATGATGGGAGCATACATGACATTTGCAAATTTAGTATGGTACAAGATGAAGGTCTAAGACAGAAAGTATATGAGCTAGTCTGGATTTTAATACTGGCAACTGAAGATAGTTGCCAACTCTCTATCTGTGTGCTTGTGAAAACTATCGTAATGTGCTAGTGAATGCAAACTTTTGATTCTGAATTCAACAAACCTATTCATTGTCTACAGAAACTGTTGTAATGTagctatatttttcttttatttgatttggttctgacCAGAGCTGAAACTAAAAACTTTACAGCCTTGAAACAAATTTAATGTCAAagggaaaaaagaaaaacaaagaagcaAATACTAGGGGATTGCTCATTCTTTGTGTTTGCTCTGTTTGTTaattataagaaaaattttgGTATCATGATTAAACAAAAATGGTgggaatttaaattttttaatatttacagtTAGAGGGATCTTGAGTCAATTTGTATGCACTGAGATTAAGTTTATTCCTGAGTAATTTTATGATCACATTTTCACATCAGCGAGTGTATTTAAGATAAACAATTCTAGAGCTGAGttgaattttgataaataaaaTATGAGAGCTCTCATTTTTATTAATTGGACTAAATCTATTGGGTATTAACCCAATTTATTATAACTTTTGTATTATTTATCCCTAATATGCATTTCTatgtgaaaatttatttttcttatttgaatCAATGACAGTAAAAaagaaatttccttttttttaaggCTTATAACTTGAACTCAAGACCttacaattttaaaattattatttaaacatTATCTATATACTATCTTCCATTTTatcttatatttcaaattttaataattatatattttaagataaaattatttagtTAAGCATTACTTAATGGTATTAATTATAactagaaaaaaataattaaagtcaaatttaaaattattatatttatgaattatatatgtcaaaaattttgaatatatataattatatattatgatAATTTAGCATTGCGAAAAATATGGTTTaaaaccagaaaaaaaaaaagaacttgaAAGTTCAGATAAATAAAATAAGACTTTCTAACTAAGGATACTCTTTAAAAAGCTTATCATAGTAGCGCTTCACCAGCCTTTGCTCCCAAGATGTATCCATATCATCTTCCTCAGTACGTATGAACCTTAAAAGGTTGAAGAAATAATTAATATACAAGGGAAATTTTCATATCAGGAAGGAGGAGAAATAGACTATGTAATGCATTACAAATTCCTAGAATTGATCCATAAAGTCCATGGTTCAATAGAAATATATTCCCAATTCCAGCTGCCTCAAACTATAACTCCCTTAACCATTTCTCAGTCTAACACTAAATCAAAGagctaaaattagaaaaaaaaaaaaaaagttgcaaGACAATATATAATTATGAATGCTCAGTAATCCACATGAATTTTGTTAGAGACCAGCATACTTATATCCTTCTCTTAGGGTGTCCCGATCCGTTTTAACTGGCAATTTCACATTTGAAGACTTTTCTTTCCCATAGAAGCTAACTGCATCAAATTGAACCCCCCAAAAATGgaacaaaaaatttaaaacacAAGGAAGATTGTAGCCTTCTTCCTTCCTCAGTGGAAGAGACTGTTCATCATCCATTTGCTGTAGGACATAAAGGATTTCACAAATACAAAACTCTCCATTTGCATAATTCCATTTATGTCCACCTTTCagcttaataaaataaataaagaatctTTTAGGCCGAATACTAACAActtcaattttcaaattctaaaGCTTCAAATCATCAACTAGCTAAACAGTATCGCACCATAATCGTTCAAGAATTTCTTAGGCCGATCGTAGGCGTTGAGGCCTCGAATGTGAGCTTGGTATTGCCTGTCTTCAGTACCCAAATCcattgaagaacaaatatctacaGCAATACAGGGATCAAAATGTTAATTAGCATTGAGAAAGAGGAAAAAGGCGTCCAGATGTTAATGTTTTCTCTCTTCTCTGTCATAGATTGCCGATTACAGCTACCCAAAAGAAGCCACTTTAACCCCAGCTACTCTGTAGCTTTTGGACTTGAAGGAATTGCTGCTTTCTCCCTCAAGTCTTCGAGTTTTACATCAAtttgcaaattagggttgtaGAGGAGAGAGCTGGAAGGAAAACTGAACAGAATTACCAGGGAAATTTACAGAGGAAGGAATAtagtgatttatttatttatttatgctttgaagaaaaaaaatatataaagataaagttattatattattatataaaataactatttataaaaaaggcataatgaaaaaaaaattaatagtatATTTCCTTTCCGCCTAATTTGAATAGAAAACAAAATGATTCAAATGATTTTTcacaaaaaattttataattttattttctttcttataaaatatggaaattagactttttatttttcattttcttttatttttatcaataaaataagaGAGTTGCCTATTTTCTCTTTTCATACtgtttcttctcttttttctgcCTTATAAAATATGTCTTTATAATTTGTGTTAAATTAACCTTTCTagtttttgtattttaaaaaataaatatttttttttattttttttatataatggaCTTCAATcgggatttaaatttaaaaattttatgattttaGAGATGACTCTAATTCTATTGAACCATAACTTATAAATAtctaaatttcatgttttttcattatttttgtcgatataatcaataattaataaattaaaaggtGATCGgtaaataaaaatattcataatGATAAAATTTAAGAGTAAAATGGTAATTATCATAAGATATTAATGTATTTTTAAGTTAAGAAAATCAATGGAAAGTTGAaagtatataataaaattaaaactaaaaaaaaatctattgaaTAATTGAACCGTCAGGTCGACCGAGTCATATCGAATCGCTTTTTTATCTGGCTCATTAATAAACTTAGACTAATTTAAAGGCTGATTCATTGGTTCACCGGTCCAATCGGCAGGTTTGATCCGAATTTAACAACTATACATTTATATCTAAATTAAGAGATTTGCAAATAAGAAAAATGCTTCATTTGTGGTcttatttaagaattttaactCTTAAATAATAAGGTGAGAAGtgaattcattttatttttataagttaTGTTATCCCTTGttatttttgttattaatttGGCTTCGATTGTGATTTGAATTtgagattttatatttttaaagacAATTGCAATACTATTGAATTAAAGTTGGTTAATTGCTAACCCTTGGTTTAGTGCTTTATAATTTTTATCTTAGAAATGGTGCTTTCAGAGAAATAAGGAGAATGGTAAGGAGTTCGTTGCTCACTCTTTCAACTCCCTGGACACATATACAAAAGGAAAGAGTCAAATGTATAGAAATGAAAAAACAAAGCATATAGTCTCTAACCATGTTGCCGCAAACAAAGGTTCTCCAAGAAATCAGAGATGTGAAGATAATGCTCCCAAGCCACACACAAGTCCTAAGCACAGAAAATGGGTGATGAGATAGAAGGAAAAAGGAAGGGATGTTAATCTTGctataatctctctctctcttctctctctttacTTTCTTGATGCTTCTAAGTCCCTTTCTCTAGCTTAGTTTCCATTCTCGTTCGGGTATCAACTTGCAATTGTAAATTAAGCAGAAGGCTATTCTTGGGAAATGGATGCTGCACAATTTGCCAAACGTGCAATTTGCCAGAAAGATCTCTTTAACTTTAACCCAATAATAACAACAGGAATGCAGGCAGCTCGTATGCTTGTAATCTCCCGCATTTTTCATCTTATCTTGACACCTTCAGGACAACCAGGACCTGTTGCAAATATTATTGTATGCATTTCCAGTCTTTCTTTGATACAAGAGCAGATTTTTAAGGTTTTTGCAGTACTTCATATCTTGTTATTTTTTTGCTGTTTTGTTTTTCAGGCTGGACTAGTGCTAGGTCCTTCATTGTCGTGCAAAATCAAAAAACTTCAGGAATTCTTTATCCAGTCTTCTTCTATAGAATACTATCAACTTCTGACATTCAATTTTCGAGTCATTTTTATGTTCTTGATTGGTTTGGACACAGACGTTCCTTATATGCGGCGAAATCTGCGTTTGGCAAGCACTCTTGCATTTGAATGTATAATTGCATGCACCCTTTTTGGAGCAGCTTCTGCAATCACTATCCTCCATTTATTGAAGTAAATGGACATTGGTTATTGTTTTTCCATTGATTCTAGCAAATTCAATTGACAAAACTGGATGTTCCCTGCTAACTAACCAGTTATCATCATCCTATACATAAGGTGATCaccaaatgactaaataatttcaaatcacatgATGGTCAATCACTGTATATAACTAATTACTAACTATAGTAGACAATTGGAAATAATATCCCAATCATCCGGTGATAGTGATAGCTCGAACTCACAAGAATTCTCATTCAGATATTTAGATACGATGTCCTCTGTGGGATGTATCTGGATGTCCTCTGTGGGATGTATCTGGATGTCCTCTGGCATTGGTGGTGTCATACCAGTAGCATAAGTTCGATAAGATCCATAGTTGGCAGCTGCAAACATTGCTCGTTGATAATTGGCAGCTTCTAACATTGCTTGGTGATGATCATAATTGTTGATTGGAACGTAAGGAGGATTTTCATAAAATGCACTTGGATTCTCTTGGATTGGGATTGAAACAATTTCCTTATTGTCGTTAAGGGCGTTTGTGTAGGCTGGAGGATCGCTATTTTTGTCAACATCCCTAACAACATCAGCAGTTTGATCATCTAACTCTGCAGATTGTTCCTCATTTGAAAGTcgacttctcaaattgtctttcgCATCCCTCTTATATATCCTGCATAAAACCCAATTATCCAACTGccacagaaaaagaaaagagaattaatcaaacaaaagaaaaattaatgaacaacaaacaagaaatttaaatatttatttaattacccTCATGTCATCGGCACTTGTTTTGATTCTTGGAGGGGCATCACTGACCCTATATTCATGCATAATCCAGTTAGTCTTTGTACCATTTGGAGGCCTTCCCATGTAGAAAACAAGTGCCTTCCTATATCCAACCACAGCACCCTTATATTTAACAGCTTTATCCGCTCCAGTTGCCTTCCAGTATCCACCACCGGCATCTCGTTTTGGTCTACTTCCATTTGGATATCTCTTGTCCCTTGGTGTAAAAAAGTACCATTCTTTCTCCCCGCATTGCCAATACTCCTCTGTTCATCAAAACAAGGAAAAGGTAAATCCATCGACAAAACATAGATTTAATCATAACATTGCAAAACAAAATCATAgtggaaaagaagaaaaaaaattataacattgCAAAAACAAAATCATCGCGTAAATATATCTATAAGCATGGAAATCGGTTGTGTTAAAGATCAAAGAACCTGCAAGCTTCTCGGGATTGTACTCATAAAGTTTAACCTCCATGATCTTGTTTGGAGGCAAGGGTTGATTGGCTATCTTGTTTTTCAAGTAATGAACGACAAGCTCTCCGTCCAAAGGGCGAAACCTATACCCGGGTGGAAAAGaattaaaataatcaatatcaatgAAGTTCTTTCTGTTGTTGTCATTGATGGGGTCTGTTCGAGGTTGACGAGTAGCGGTAACAGAAGCATTGGACTGCGGCTGTGTCACCTCCATAATTGGACTCTTGCGAGGAATTTTTTCCCGAGAAGACTGATGCAGGCTTACGTAAAAGTATTGAAATTCTCTCTCCCTCAACTTTCTCTCTTTTATATGAATAGActtctaataaaaattaaaataaccctAAAAGATAGATTTTCAAGACTTAATATTTATCTATTCTTATTAATATCTGATAAACCAATCAAACTTCTAAGATTATTTAAACATTATCTATACACTatctatcattttattttatatttcaaattttaataattatatattttaagataaaattatttagttaagtattatttaatagtattaattataaccaaaaaaaataattaaaatgaaatttaagattattatatttataaattatattatcacaccttatgatatggatatggatatttatgaattatatatgtcaaaaattttgaatatatatatatacatataatttattaaaaattaaatttcaaatgttacatcttttaaattctaaatattttttttaaataaaattatcatttaaaCATTATCTATTTctatctttcattttattttgtatttCAGATTTCAAACGTTATAtcttttaaattctaaatattttattttttaaataaaattatcatttaaaCATTATCTATtactatcttttattttattttatatttcaaataattatatattatgatAATTTAGCATTATGGAAAATAAAAGACTACATTTAACCGTTGataaaaatcaatttattttaaatttttatttttaaaatattttaaattaatttaaaaaattaattttagaatttatataaatttacatttttagtCTAACTTTGACTAAACTTCTACCCAATTaagtttttttattgtaatttaaaataaaattttatataataataataataacaataataataataataatataggtatgaatttttttttatttatctaatAAACTAAtcttagaaattaattaatttagtcgGTATATATAAATGTTACACAAATAGCAAAATATTTAGAAGAAACAAGAAACCATTGAATACAAAGCCAAATCATCCAATAGACTTGGATAGGAGTGAAACCCTATAATACGAGTGATTTGTGATAAGATTATCAAGATAGCATCTCATTTTGTTGTTGCAATCCTCATCTCATGTAACTAATGGGCTAATGTTTATCAGAGCCCTGCAACTCTTTACAATGGCCACTTCTCAAAGTTTAATCCACGCCAACTAAAACTCACTAGAGagctacaaaatacaaaatggagcATCCTTGTTTGTGCTAACAACATAGCAATAACAGGACTAAAATTCCACAATACTAATCAACTCTCAAGACAGCAAAAGAAAGCAACAGGAAGCAAGCAGAGATCAAAACTCTGATTCATGTGGGCAATTTCTAAGAAATGATTGAATCCCCAAGATTACAAAGCCAGCCATAAGACCCCACTTTAACATCAAAGTTTAAATCTCAGCAGAATAAAAGAGCAAAGTGTGGAAATCAACAGTGTTCACCCAACCTTGTATATATGTCTCTGAGTTTTACTCTTCACTTGCAGTTTAATGCATTCAGCTTCTATTAAACAGGCATTATTTCTTTGGAGCCACAAGGAACATCAAATTGCAAAAAAGGACAGCTAAAAATCTTCTTGCATTTTCCACTAACTAGAGCCATCCATTAAAGAAATATTGATGCAAAATCCTTCGGGAAGCGAAAAACAATACCCCACCATTGAAGGAAAAGTTTCAGATGATCCTGCTAAATTGAAAGAGAAACTGCTGGGTGGATTGAAACGGATCACTACAAGGTGATTGAAACCATAAGCAGAAAAGGAGAAGGTTATAATAAAGGAGAGGAATCAACGGCTGGAGTGTTGCAAAAGATCATTAATCCATAAAGTATCTTGCTACGGGTTCATCTGAATGAGAAAAAGACATACCCAACTGCTTTCCCATGTTGACAGCTTGCCAAGCTTCATCTGCTATGTCTAAGGAATATTCATTGGAATTTTTTCTCTTGGGGCGAGAATTCATGCGATGGATGTCACTATTTGCTGGCTTCACATTCTTCCTGTTTTTGATCCTTTTTTCATTTTTCCGCCACCATTAAGCTTTGGGGAGATCTCAAATAAGTGAATCGCAGGGAGTGGGAGCTGGGCTGGGCTAGTAGCTATATAAGGAAACAGAGCTAAATGGTTTGGGCTTGCTGGTCTTGTTGATTTGGCCAGGAGTAATTGATAACAGTTGGAGCGGAAATAATGGGTGCAGGGAGGCTTACCAATTTCTAGAAGCTCTAAGTTAATAAAGGAAGATTGGCAACTGTCATTTACCGTTTGCTGTGTTGATTAAAGATGCTAAGGGGTCCTCAAAGACAGGAGCAGCGTGCAGATAATCAGAATTCAAATTATGCTTATGCATTGGAGAACAAGATTCTGTTATCTGTATTTCAAATTCTGACGATGCTTCGATTTGAGATTTGTGGAGCTCGATGTTCTTTGGGGTTCCCAAATCTTCCCCATCTGTTTGGATGGCAAGAGTTGCCGAAGAATCGTTAAGGGAGAGGCGGCTATGGTGTTGGTTCAATAATTGATGTTGCTTATCATGCGTTGCATATGAATTTTCATGATCGATGTAGTTGTCTTCAGAAAGGTATAAGCCACTTGCACTCACATTCTCATTGCGCTTGCCAGATGCACCAATAGGGTTGTTTTCGGAGTCCACGTCAGCATCCGAACTTTCTGACAAGGACAATCGTCGTTCGTTGTTGGAGATTGGAGGTGAGAACAACTCATGGCATGGTTCTTCGGTGGCTCTGATATTGAATTTGACATGATCAATATCCACCTGAATGATTTTGTTAATAAACTCAGTAGAATCTGTCAAAATCAGCACTCTTGCGTAATCAAATCTTGATTTTGCTAGGGTTACGCCATCAAGAGAGATGAATTCTCCACAAAGACTTCCAACCCATTGAAAGAAATGTGAGGTCCGCGCATTCAAGGGAGTGCCCTGCAACCGTTTGTTTGTTtcccaaaaaaaaaatccatttttatttaaaaaaaaaaaaacaaatgatGACAATGTTGGGAATAGTACTCTGCATGCGTGTATCTTGCAAATTTTATTGATTCATAGTTCTTGTGCAGGTTGTTTTATACGGTCGTAGTACTGGACGTGTCTCGTATGCCGCGGAGCATTTTCCATACAAGATCTTTAAAGCTATTTTATAATGTTCTACAATGGTGTTTCATGACCAAAGGCCTCGCTTATACGTGAACCCGATAATAAATACAGGAGGTTAGTAACATTTTCTTTTCAGCAGCTCGGTCAATGTAATCTCCTCGAGAGTCTCATCGGGTTGCTGCTGTTCATATTCTGAAATATCTCAGAAGTTGTCCTGCACAAGGTCTTCTTCCCTGCCAACTTGCAGAGACACTAGAAAGTCTGTTATAGGGTTTTGCTTTTTCTTGGGGCAGTCATTAACCTCTTGGAAGTCCAAGAAAAAGTCTAGTGTTAGCAGATCTTCAGCTGAGgccgaatatatatatatatatatatatatagaagcgtGGTCTCCACTGTTTGTGAGCTCAAATGGATCTCTTATTTGTTGCAGCAATTTCAATTACCTGTTGCTCAGCCCATTCCTTTGTTCTGTATTAATAAAGCTGCTTTGCATATTGCTGCTAACCCAGTCAGCCTGTTTTCCATGAAAGGACAAAGCATTTACATATTGATTGCCATGTTCGAAAACAATAGATCAAGGGATTTGTTAGGCTATGTATGCGTTTATTCTAAGTTCCAACTTGCTGATTTTTTTGCCAAGTACTTAGCTGTTGTCTGTTCCCATTTATTTTCCTATCAATATTTCTGAATAATATATACTCTGCCAGAGAGTAAAATTATTCTTCCGATTAAACAATGAAATACTGTATCACCACCAAGCTTGGCCAACCATACATCACTTTCAACTAATTAATCATATGCAGATGGTTTTTTTATATGAATATTACAAAAGGAATATGATTCCTTAATTTATATTTCATAGAGACCACGCTTTGATGGGACCCATTTAGTCCgatatttctctctctctctatatatataaaagagtagTTGATAGGAGTTGACacgtaaaattattatttttatactaaatttatttttttttcttttaaatgttattttttttataattaattatcaaaactcaaaatttttattaaatttattatctaaaaattattatattatttttttaataaaatataaaataataatattttttatttaatattcatATGTATATATAGCACGTAAAATTTTCCTGATATTgtcaataaaattatgaaattataataaatttatttataaaacataatatatttaatttcattaaattttctctaTTCTTTAATAaggattaataatattatttttaaaaataatattaatattaataaataaagaaaatatttaattatattatatttctttattacattcagaaaatataataaaattttgatatttaaaataaaatgataaaaataaccatATAACTGAATTAATTTCAAATGTTTCCCTATTTTTAATCAATATTTCTATTATGTTATTATAttgttattatttatattatgaaatcttattaaaaattttgagaaattaaaagtttagtctatataaaaataataaaaataaaatataaaataattgataagaaaatttgagatattattttattttcatatattaaaattaaaagaaaaatatataaaattaaaattatttatttattaaaattatcagtAACCACTAATTATATGTGACGCCTCTTATCCGTCTAgcgtatagccaagcaagaagtgccacattcggtgccggagcaccctatcttgttttatcatatctattgtaaacttttgatgtcatttaaaacatgtattctatgagtagaatttttttttttttatatatatatatcttatttctgtggagacccggacagagcctcccttattttattagcatctggcggattccactaattacctgttaacatgttcatattcattttacacatttccatatcatattctcatgtatcatatcatttacaattatttatgagatctcaaaatgaagtat harbors:
- the LOC131170567 gene encoding NAC transcription factor 32-like yields the protein MEVTQPQSNASVTATRQPRTDPINDNNRKNFIDIDYFNSFPPGYRFRPLDGELVVHYLKNKIANQPLPPNKIMEVKLYEYNPEKLAEEYWQCGEKEWYFFTPRDKRYPNGSRPKRDAGGGYWKATGADKAVKYKGAVVGYRKALVFYMGRPPNGTKTNWIMHEYRVSDAPPRIKTSADDMRLDNWVLCRIYKRDAKDNLRSRLSNEEQSAELDDQTADVVRDVDKNSDPPAYTNALNDNKEIVSIPIQENPSAFYENPPYVPINNYDHHQAMLEAANYQRAMFAAANYGSYRTYATGMTPPMPEDIQIHPTEDIQIHPTEDIVSKYLNENSCEFELSLSPDDWDIISNCLL